A genome region from Leptodactylus fuscus isolate aLepFus1 chromosome 6, aLepFus1.hap2, whole genome shotgun sequence includes the following:
- the CBX4 gene encoding E3 SUMO-protein ligase CBX4, with the protein MELPAAGEHVFAVESIEKRRIRKGRVEYLVKWRGWSSKYNTWEPEENILDPRLLVAFQNRERQEQILGYRKRGPKPKHHILSIPSFARRSNILSGLQDSSVDHRPKLDLTSVKKSQPHQYQLNSKKHHQYQPNDHHDHAEKHHPSGQRKYYYQLNSKRHHHYQPDPKMYDQQPSGKDQQLGADRNKDSSWHHSQYVDFGVHVKNGSGTALNGVDKTSSSVGTSTSPAKEVPVNGIGGKMKIVKNKNKNGRIVIVMSKYMENGLQSVKIKSSEEDCGAGTPGNGVETLESCNGERTKVLEGKQEHWKKRVESKIRISAANDFGNKAAAPLAGLQRTYSNVDPASDKPLQLTTKKEVTGTNGCKFAVSEPSKDIVYTNPRKRCLSQLSEPNRSGKQMVTSRSVGTSDRPENQQNSPVSPQEPDIILLDSDLDEPIDLRCVKSRCDSDQDVAKEGVQVTPQELQPKDTDCAKEEPQTMFRPFFGNIVITDVTANCLTVTFKEYITT; encoded by the exons ATGGAGCTGCCTGCGGCTGGAGAGCATGTGTTTGCGGTAGAAAGCATCGAGAAGAGGCGAATCCGCAAG GGCCGAGTGGAATATTTGGTGAAATGGCGAGGCTGGTCTTCCAA GTATAACACATGGGAACCGGAAGAAAATATTTTGGACCCCCGACTCTTGGTTGCCTTTCAGAACAG GGAAAGGCAGGAGCAAATTCTGGGTTACAGAAAACGTGGCCCCAAACCGAAGCACCACATCTTATCA ATACCCTCTTTTGCACGAAGGTCTAATATTCTGAGTGGCCTTCAGGACTCCTCCGTGGACCACCGCCCCAAACTGGATCTAACATCCGTCAAAAAGAGCCAACCTCATCAATATCAGCTGAACAGCAAAAAGCATCACCAGTATCAGCCCAATGATCACCACGATCACGCCGAGAAGCATCACCCGAGCGGCCAGAGGAAATATTACTACCAGCTGAACAGTAAGAGGCACCATCATTACCAGCCGGATCCCAAAATGTATGATCAACAACCCTCAGGGAAAGATCAGCAGCTGGGCGCGGACCGTAACAAGGACTCATCGTGGCATCACAGTCAGTACGTGGATTTTGGCGTTCACGTAAAGAATGGTTCAGGAACCGCCTTAAACGGGGTGGATAAGACCAGTTCATCCGTCGGCACCTCCACCAGTCCGGCCAAGGAGGTGCCGGTCAATGGAATTGGGGGTAAAATGAAAATTgtgaagaataaaaataaaaacggaAGGATTGTCATAGTGATGAGTAAATACATGGAGAACGGATTGCAATCCGTCAAAATTAAATCATCGGAGGAAGATTGTGGGGCGGGCACTCCCGGAAACGGGGTGGAAACCCTGGAATCTTGTAACGGGGAAAGGACTAAGGTCTTAGAGGGAAAACAGGAACACTGGAAGAAAAGAGTGGAGTCTAAAATAAGGATAAGCGCGGCCAATGATTTTGGGAACAAAGCTGCGGCACCTCTTGCCGGCCTCCAGAGAACCTACTCCAACGTGGACCCTGCCAGTGATAAACCGCTGCAGCTCACCACCAAAAAAGAGGTCACTGGCACCAATGGGTGCAAATTTGCGGTCAGTGAGCCCTCAAAAGATATAGTGTACACAAATCCTCGAAAGCGCTGCTTGTCCCAGCTGTCTGAGCCCAACCGGTCTGGCAAACAAATGGTCACTTCTCGGAGCGTCGGCACTTCCGATAGACCGGAGAACCAGCAGAACTCTCCTGTATCTCCACAAGAGCCAGACATCATCCTCCTGGACTCCGACTTGGATGAACCTATAGACTTGCGTTGTGTAAAGTCCAGGTGTGATAGTGACCAGGACGTAGCCAAGGAAGGGGTGCAAGTGACACCCCAGGAGTTACAACCCAAGGACACGGACTGTGCAAAGGAGGAGCCACAGACTATGTTCAGGCCGTTTTTTGGGAATATTGTTATCACAGATGTCACTGCCAACTGTCTTACGGTCACTTTCAAGGAGTATATAACAACATGA